A genomic window from Cutibacterium acnes includes:
- a CDS encoding CDP-alcohol phosphatidyltransferase family protein translates to MPMTRVDVVTRTLPPNEVSEANPWDTDRFWTVPNVLSVIRLIGVPIFLWLALGPRADGWAVAVLAVAGLTDWLDGRIARRWHQVSRIGQMLDPVADRLYIFATVIALTLRDVIPLWLVIVLIARDVCMACLMPALRTRGFTSLPVHFVGKAATFCLLYSFPLVLLGRFGTGGWTACRVLGWAFAVWGTGLYWWAFFLYLVQTIRIVRTLPRISSRGEYS, encoded by the coding sequence ATGCCGATGACTAGGGTGGATGTCGTGACGCGCACCTTGCCGCCTAATGAAGTTTCCGAGGCCAACCCGTGGGATACCGACCGGTTCTGGACGGTTCCTAATGTCCTGTCGGTCATCCGACTCATCGGTGTACCCATTTTCCTGTGGTTGGCTTTAGGGCCGCGCGCAGACGGTTGGGCAGTCGCAGTGCTTGCCGTGGCAGGCCTGACGGATTGGCTTGACGGTCGGATAGCCCGCCGCTGGCACCAAGTGTCCCGCATTGGGCAGATGCTCGATCCGGTTGCCGACCGTCTCTACATCTTTGCAACCGTTATTGCCCTGACTCTACGTGACGTAATTCCGTTATGGCTGGTGATTGTCCTTATCGCTCGCGACGTGTGTATGGCCTGTCTCATGCCAGCTCTGCGTACACGTGGATTTACATCTCTGCCGGTGCACTTCGTCGGAAAAGCAGCGACCTTTTGCCTGCTGTACTCCTTCCCGCTGGTGTTACTTGGGCGCTTCGGTACCGGTGGATGGACGGCGTGTAGGGTGCTGGGATGGGCCTTCGCGGTATGGGGGACAGGTCTCTACTGGTGGGCTTTCTTCCTCTACCTAGTTCAGACCATCCGCATCGTTCGGACGCTGCCACGCATCAGTTCGCGGGGTGAGTATTCGTGA
- a CDS encoding DUF881 domain-containing protein: MPDHHDRREWAENHWRKIGKDLASVSTGQILVAIMLCLCSFMVVTQVRSRHDQDAYSTMSRADLVTMLDSLSDSSRQLDSEIADLRATTRDLQSGADSRKVARQEAEERLTRMKILAGTIPVHGPGIKITIDDPEDKVTSDMVLDAVEEMRDAGAEAMVLNNKVRIVADTWFAASPDGLQVSGTTVTRPYTLTIIGQPHALKEGAKFRGGLVSQMESDKVGASVEVTTSRDLTITAVARPQPMTHATPVR, from the coding sequence ATGCCTGATCATCACGATCGACGGGAGTGGGCCGAGAATCATTGGCGCAAGATCGGCAAGGATCTGGCCTCGGTGTCTACTGGCCAGATCCTCGTCGCCATCATGTTGTGTTTGTGCTCATTCATGGTCGTCACTCAAGTACGATCCCGGCACGATCAGGACGCCTACTCGACGATGAGTCGGGCCGACCTGGTGACGATGTTGGATTCGTTATCGGATTCGTCACGCCAGCTTGATTCTGAGATCGCTGACCTACGCGCTACGACAAGGGACCTCCAGTCGGGTGCTGATTCGCGCAAGGTGGCTCGGCAAGAAGCTGAAGAACGGCTCACTCGGATGAAAATCTTGGCTGGCACGATCCCCGTCCACGGACCCGGTATCAAGATCACCATTGATGATCCTGAGGACAAGGTTACTTCAGATATGGTGCTTGATGCCGTTGAAGAGATGCGTGATGCCGGGGCCGAAGCCATGGTTCTCAATAACAAGGTGCGTATCGTTGCTGATACATGGTTTGCGGCAAGCCCAGACGGCCTGCAAGTCAGCGGTACGACCGTCACCCGCCCGTACACGTTGACGATTATTGGCCAACCACACGCTCTCAAAGAGGGAGCGAAGTTCCGTGGTGGTTTGGTTTCCCAGATGGAATCGGACAAGGTAGGTGCCAGTGTCGAGGTCACGACCTCGCGCGATCTCACTATTACGGCGGTGGCCCGTCCACAACCGATGACCCACGCCACACCGGTGAGATGA
- a CDS encoding small basic family protein, protein MIALIGLVVGIIIGIVVNPTLPPGLQPYLPIMIVAALDAIFGAVRAYLAHTFSDRVFVVSFLSNVAIAALIVWVGDQIGVGSQLSTAVVVVLGIRIFTNAAAIRREVLHA, encoded by the coding sequence ATGATTGCGCTCATCGGCCTGGTGGTCGGGATCATTATCGGTATCGTGGTTAACCCGACTCTACCTCCCGGTTTGCAGCCGTATCTGCCGATCATGATCGTCGCTGCTCTGGACGCCATCTTTGGTGCGGTGCGTGCCTATTTAGCCCATACCTTCTCGGATCGTGTCTTTGTCGTCTCATTCTTGTCCAACGTTGCCATTGCGGCTCTCATCGTTTGGGTGGGAGACCAGATTGGCGTGGGATCGCAACTGTCGACCGCTGTCGTCGTCGTTTTAGGCATCCGCATCTTTACTAATGCTGCCGCCATCCGGCGTGAGGTGCTTCATGCCTGA
- a CDS encoding glycine cleavage system protein H, whose translation MEVVMTEIPDHVLCTSDHLWIRPGNGSRVRLGVTSVLLDHFGPVESVSLPDDGEEVVSGDSCGDVEFSVRTWEIISPVAGEVVAVNPSIDADQVEADPWGDGWLFDVRLSDPEQLDELLDPDEYLASVGEVPLK comes from the coding sequence ATGGAGGTGGTGATGACCGAGATTCCCGATCATGTATTGTGCACCTCGGATCACCTGTGGATTAGGCCCGGCAACGGTAGCCGGGTGCGACTCGGAGTCACGTCAGTCCTCCTGGACCATTTTGGACCGGTGGAATCAGTGTCTCTTCCCGATGACGGTGAGGAGGTCGTTTCCGGGGATTCCTGTGGAGACGTGGAGTTTTCCGTGCGTACCTGGGAGATTATTTCGCCAGTAGCCGGAGAGGTTGTTGCGGTGAACCCGTCGATTGACGCTGACCAGGTTGAGGCGGACCCGTGGGGGGACGGATGGCTCTTCGACGTGAGACTGTCAGACCCCGAGCAGTTGGACGAGTTGCTTGACCCTGACGAATACCTCGCGAGCGTGGGGGAGGTACCCCTAAAATGA
- the pgsA gene encoding phosphatidylinositol phosphate synthase: MLEHFRAGWAKVMNPIADALLRAHVTPDVVTWIGTIGAVLMALICFPQGWLWQGPWLVTLFIFSDSLDGNMARKLGRHSQWGSFLDSTLDRFGDAAIFTGVALYFAGPGNSVLWTAMACAALVFGMATSYVRAKAESLALEAKVGIATRADRLLVSLVAIEITGLARVGAFPHWCVVALPIALCYLTLAGAITVVQRMVAVRRACES, encoded by the coding sequence ATGCTTGAGCACTTCCGTGCTGGCTGGGCCAAGGTCATGAATCCCATTGCCGACGCCTTGCTGAGAGCCCATGTCACCCCTGACGTGGTCACCTGGATCGGAACCATTGGCGCCGTGCTGATGGCGCTTATCTGCTTCCCGCAGGGCTGGCTGTGGCAGGGACCATGGTTGGTTACTCTGTTTATCTTCTCCGATTCGCTTGACGGCAACATGGCTCGCAAACTGGGTCGTCACTCCCAATGGGGATCCTTCCTGGACTCTACCCTGGACCGCTTCGGTGACGCCGCGATCTTTACTGGAGTGGCCTTGTACTTCGCAGGACCAGGGAACAGCGTGCTCTGGACAGCGATGGCTTGCGCGGCGTTGGTCTTCGGTATGGCGACCTCTTATGTGCGTGCCAAAGCTGAGTCTCTCGCCCTGGAGGCTAAGGTGGGCATCGCGACTCGTGCGGACCGTCTACTGGTGAGCCTGGTGGCCATCGAGATCACCGGGCTTGCCAGAGTAGGAGCCTTCCCACACTGGTGTGTGGTAGCGCTGCCAATTGCGTTGTGCTACCTGACGCTGGCAGGAGCAATCACCGTCGTCCAACGGATGGTGGCGGTGCGTCGGGCGTGTGAGTCGTGA
- a CDS encoding DUF881 domain-containing protein produces MDLLREVRGQALDQGYQEHHDRNPGATSRRPVGVIAVALLLVTGVLIGIAWRSTVARAPLDARERKNLVAHVQSAQAHESAQHAELAKLRASVNVMKAAEATPRNDEAGQDSAMIPMAGPGVRIILDDANAAPADELGDKDMRKLVNAVWQSGAEAVAINGHRIGPRTAIRSAGSAITVDYVSLSRPYVVEAIGSPQKLPAELADTPGGRWMTYLRDNSSITYQVTTKDRVSVPGSKASVSHASPHR; encoded by the coding sequence ATGGACTTGCTGAGGGAGGTTCGCGGGCAGGCCTTGGACCAGGGCTACCAGGAACACCACGATCGGAACCCTGGCGCCACCTCTCGCCGCCCAGTCGGGGTAATAGCGGTGGCGTTGCTTCTGGTGACGGGCGTGCTCATTGGTATCGCGTGGCGGTCGACCGTTGCACGGGCCCCCTTAGACGCGCGGGAACGCAAAAATCTTGTCGCCCACGTGCAATCAGCTCAGGCCCACGAGTCGGCCCAGCACGCCGAATTGGCGAAGCTTCGTGCGTCTGTTAATGTCATGAAGGCTGCGGAGGCTACGCCACGCAACGATGAGGCCGGTCAAGACTCCGCGATGATTCCGATGGCGGGTCCAGGGGTGCGTATCATCCTTGATGACGCGAATGCTGCTCCTGCCGATGAACTTGGCGATAAGGATATGCGGAAGCTAGTCAATGCGGTGTGGCAGTCCGGGGCGGAAGCGGTAGCCATCAACGGACACCGTATTGGACCTCGCACTGCGATTCGCTCTGCTGGATCGGCGATCACGGTGGACTACGTTTCGCTGTCTCGCCCGTACGTTGTCGAAGCTATTGGCTCACCGCAGAAGCTGCCGGCCGAGTTGGCAGATACACCTGGCGGCCGTTGGATGACCTATCTCAGGGACAATTCGTCAATCACCTACCAAGTAACGACGAAGGATCGGGTCTCAGTTCCAGGATCGAAGGCATCGGTGAGTCACGCGAGCCCTCATCGTTGA
- a CDS encoding HIT family protein → MTEDYRLEFAEELVGVPDPFRRFWTPYRMAYISGENKPRGNRPEDGCPFCRAPQRSDEDALIVHRGEHCYVIMNLYPYGPGHMLVCPYRHVAGYVDATQDEVVEMAELTQDAIRTLQEVSRPQGFNVGINQGASGGAGVAAHLHQHVIPRWTGDTNFLPIVAGVRAVPQLLGDGRQMLADAWVGHA, encoded by the coding sequence ATGACTGAGGATTACCGTCTCGAGTTCGCCGAGGAACTGGTCGGGGTTCCGGATCCCTTCAGGAGGTTCTGGACCCCGTATCGGATGGCGTATATCTCTGGTGAAAATAAGCCTCGAGGTAACCGGCCGGAGGATGGTTGTCCCTTCTGTAGAGCCCCGCAGCGTAGCGACGAGGACGCCCTTATCGTCCACCGTGGCGAGCACTGCTACGTCATTATGAACCTTTATCCCTACGGACCTGGGCACATGCTGGTATGCCCTTACCGCCACGTTGCTGGGTACGTCGATGCAACCCAAGACGAAGTCGTCGAGATGGCCGAGCTCACCCAGGATGCCATCCGGACCCTCCAGGAGGTGTCCCGTCCACAAGGGTTCAACGTAGGCATCAATCAGGGGGCATCCGGTGGTGCCGGGGTTGCCGCGCACCTGCATCAACACGTCATCCCGCGGTGGACCGGCGATACCAACTTTCTGCCCATCGTTGCCGGGGTCCGTGCTGTACCGCAATTGCTCGGCGATGGGCGCCAGATGCTTGCCGATGCGTGGGTGGGTCATGCTTGA
- the thrS gene encoding threonine--tRNA ligase, producing the protein MRKSIVSISITLHRSGTSRTQQVDTTTTGLDLFGSDRAVVAMRVDGNLVDLQRELHDGAEVEPVEATSEDGLNIIRHSATHVMAQAVQQLYPEVNLGIGPFITDGFYYDFGNIEPVTPEVLSELEKRMKRIVKENQRFVRRVTTEESAREELADQPYKLELIGTKGKGAEGASVEVGGGELTIYDNVRRNGEVAWKDLCRGPHVPSTKYLANTFALTKFSAAYWKGDQANDQLQRIYGTAWASREGLAAYQQRIKEAERRDHRKLGAELDLFSFPEEIGPGLVVFHPKGAMLRHLIEEHVIARHMEAGFNFVHTPEITKGGLFHTSGHLPYYADTMFPPMLVDEERDEEGNVTRAGQEYYLKAMNCPMHNLIFRSRGRSYRELPLRFFEMGHDYRYEKSGVVHGLTRMRGFAQDDSHTYCTREQAPGEIKKQIEFFLSILADFGLNDFYLELSTRESDSAKKEKFIGSDEDWQVATDTLDQVCRSTGLQLVPDPGGAAFYGPKVSVQVRDAIGRTWQMSTIQYDFNQPERFDLEYAAADGTHQRPIMLHSAKLGSVERFIGVLTEHYAGAFPVWLSPVQVRLVPVAEAFNDYVTGFAEVLGSRGIRVETDLSSDRFGKKIRNASKDKVPFILIAGGEDAEAGAVSFRLRDGSQVNGVVLDEAVRIIAAWDSRHRNDDPTAETLRGVVDD; encoded by the coding sequence GTGAGGAAGTCAATCGTGTCCATCAGCATCACCCTGCACCGTTCCGGTACCTCCAGGACCCAGCAGGTGGACACTACGACCACCGGACTGGATCTCTTCGGCTCCGACCGTGCCGTCGTTGCCATGCGGGTCGACGGCAACCTCGTCGATCTGCAGCGTGAACTCCATGATGGCGCCGAGGTGGAGCCGGTTGAGGCCACCAGCGAGGACGGGCTCAACATCATCCGGCACTCGGCTACCCACGTCATGGCTCAGGCCGTCCAGCAGCTGTACCCCGAGGTGAACTTGGGTATTGGTCCGTTCATTACCGACGGGTTCTACTATGACTTCGGCAATATTGAGCCCGTCACCCCCGAGGTTCTTTCTGAGCTTGAGAAGCGGATGAAGCGGATCGTCAAAGAGAATCAGCGCTTCGTGCGTCGGGTCACCACTGAGGAGTCCGCCCGCGAGGAGCTGGCCGACCAGCCTTACAAGTTGGAGCTCATTGGCACCAAGGGTAAGGGTGCTGAGGGTGCCTCAGTCGAAGTCGGCGGTGGCGAGCTGACGATCTACGACAATGTGCGTCGCAATGGCGAGGTGGCATGGAAGGATCTGTGCCGCGGCCCCCATGTGCCCTCGACCAAGTACTTGGCCAATACCTTCGCCCTGACAAAGTTCTCGGCCGCGTACTGGAAGGGTGACCAAGCCAACGACCAGTTGCAGCGCATCTACGGAACAGCCTGGGCCAGCCGTGAGGGCTTGGCGGCCTACCAACAGCGGATCAAAGAGGCCGAGCGGCGCGATCACCGCAAGCTGGGAGCCGAGCTCGATCTGTTCTCCTTCCCTGAGGAAATCGGCCCGGGCCTGGTGGTGTTCCACCCTAAGGGCGCGATGCTGCGTCATCTCATCGAGGAACACGTCATCGCTCGTCACATGGAGGCTGGGTTCAACTTTGTCCACACTCCGGAGATCACTAAGGGAGGTCTGTTCCACACCTCGGGTCACTTGCCCTACTACGCCGACACTATGTTCCCGCCGATGCTTGTCGACGAGGAGCGAGATGAGGAGGGCAACGTCACTCGAGCCGGTCAGGAGTATTACCTCAAGGCTATGAATTGCCCGATGCATAACCTCATATTCCGGTCACGGGGTCGGTCGTACCGTGAGTTGCCGTTGCGGTTTTTCGAGATGGGCCACGATTATCGCTACGAGAAGTCGGGCGTCGTGCATGGACTGACTCGTATGCGGGGTTTTGCCCAGGACGACTCCCATACCTACTGCACCCGTGAGCAAGCCCCCGGCGAAATCAAGAAGCAGATCGAGTTTTTCCTGTCGATCCTGGCCGATTTTGGCCTCAATGACTTTTACCTCGAGCTGTCTACTCGTGAGAGCGACAGCGCGAAAAAGGAGAAATTCATCGGTTCCGATGAGGACTGGCAGGTCGCCACCGACACCCTCGACCAGGTGTGCCGTAGCACTGGTTTGCAGCTGGTCCCTGATCCGGGTGGTGCGGCTTTCTATGGCCCGAAGGTCTCGGTGCAGGTTAGGGATGCCATCGGGCGTACCTGGCAGATGTCGACGATTCAGTATGACTTTAACCAGCCTGAGCGGTTCGACTTGGAATACGCGGCTGCTGACGGCACCCATCAGCGTCCGATCATGCTGCACTCAGCCAAGTTGGGTAGTGTCGAGAGGTTTATTGGTGTGCTTACCGAGCATTACGCCGGTGCTTTCCCGGTATGGCTCTCTCCGGTCCAGGTGCGCTTGGTGCCGGTGGCTGAGGCCTTTAACGACTACGTCACCGGGTTCGCAGAGGTGTTGGGTTCCCGCGGGATTCGGGTCGAGACGGACCTGTCCTCGGACCGGTTTGGCAAGAAGATCCGCAACGCCTCTAAGGACAAGGTGCCTTTCATCCTCATCGCGGGCGGTGAGGATGCCGAGGCTGGTGCCGTATCCTTCCGGCTGCGTGATGGCTCTCAGGTCAATGGCGTCGTCCTGGACGAGGCAGTGCGTATCATTGCAGCTTGGGACAGTCGGCACCGCAACGACGATCCGACTGCCGAGACGCTGCGCGGAGTCGTTGATGACTGA
- a CDS encoding response regulator — MTVRVLIADDHPVVRAGVTALLDTDPDIEIVATAATPSEALAATATVDLDLVLLDLQFSSDADAPSGVDVTRKIRSQPNAPEVLILTNYDTDADILAAVEAGATGYLLKDAPAEDLLSAIHRSARGEGALAPAVATRLMARMRSPRTSLTARELDVLEASAQGLSNAQIAEFLVVSEATVKTHLSHIYTKLGVTSRSAAVAKARDIGFIR, encoded by the coding sequence ATGACGGTGCGCGTCCTCATCGCAGATGACCATCCGGTGGTCCGAGCCGGGGTTACGGCATTGCTAGACACCGATCCCGACATTGAGATTGTTGCGACCGCAGCCACCCCTTCCGAGGCTCTTGCTGCTACAGCTACCGTTGACCTCGATCTCGTCCTGCTGGATTTGCAGTTCAGTAGCGACGCCGACGCGCCTTCTGGGGTTGATGTGACGCGAAAGATTCGGTCTCAACCTAATGCGCCTGAAGTCCTCATCCTTACCAATTACGACACGGATGCGGATATTTTGGCCGCGGTAGAGGCCGGAGCTACGGGTTATCTCCTCAAGGACGCCCCCGCTGAGGACCTGCTGTCGGCTATCCACCGGTCTGCACGAGGCGAAGGAGCCCTGGCCCCAGCCGTCGCTACCCGCCTCATGGCTCGTATGCGCTCGCCACGAACGTCGCTGACGGCCCGCGAGCTTGATGTCTTGGAGGCTTCTGCGCAGGGACTATCGAATGCACAGATTGCGGAGTTTCTCGTGGTGTCAGAAGCGACCGTCAAGACGCATCTGTCGCATATCTACACCAAACTTGGCGTTACCTCTCGAAGTGCAGCTGTCGCCAAAGCTCGAGACATTGGTTTCATTCGTTGA